In the bacterium genome, GCGATGATGACTGGGCGTGCACAGCTGTGGCCTGCGCGGTCCTTTGCGCCCGAAAATATGCAGAAAGTGCATAATTCTGGCCGCAGGAATATGCAGAAAGTGCATAAAGAGGGATGCTGGAATATGCACAAACTGCATAAAGCCGTCCGCGGCCTGGCAGTTCTGACCTTGAGCATACTTGTGGCGGCCTGTTCCTCGATCGATTTGCCAACAGTGGAACAGTCGGAACGGCGTATCGGTGATCTGAGGGAACGCATTGCTTCGGGCGATGCAACGCTGGATCTGTACGCAAAGCGCTACGGGCAGCAGACGGATGGATCGGTTTCTCTGCGCAGTGACGTTCTGAACAGGTTGTTCGGCGCGCTTGCATCGGCACGGAGTGATGATGTGGTCGTCGGCTTTCCTCCCACGCGGCCGTTGCTGCAGGAGAAAAAATCGATTCTTGGCATTCGGTACACCAACAGGCTGGATATCGACAGTGGACGCGTGGCGGTGAATCTCAAAGAAGCGCGGCTGCTGGCGGTGCGGGGTGATGAACTGCGCGTACTCCTGGATATGGAGGGCAGTGGCAGGATCGCGGTATCAGGGACATACACCGGCATCAGTGCGTCTTCGTCCCCGCGCATCGAACTTTCATTGCGTGACACCGTGGCCTTTCGTGTACGGACGGCAAAAGACGGACAGCTGCTTCTCGAACCGCGGAGAAAGCTGGTGCAGCTGCTTGCGACTCTGCATGTGTCGTTGCTGGGGTGGGAGATACCATGGACGGAGGAGATTCCGCTGCAGGTGACAGACATCATCGACCCGGTCTGCCTGCCGTCGATGATTGCGACGGAGATAAAACTTCCGGTCCCCGCAACAACGTACGGAGACCGGAATTATGAATTCGTCGCGCATCCGGTGGAGTTCCTGAACACGCGTGTCAGGCTTGGGGCAGAGCGCCTGACCTGGCAGTTCGACTGCGTATTCCGCTAGCCGTTATTTCATCAATATCATTCTCTTCACGCGAACCTCGTCGCCGCTGCGAAGCACCGCGAAGTAACTTCCTGACTCGAGTCCCGCACCGTCGAACTGCACCCGATGCACACCGGCAGAATGCAGGCCTTCTGCGAGTACATCGATTTCCCGTCCCAGCATGTCATACACACGCAGATTCACCGCCGCCTCTTCCGGGAGGAAGAAGGCGATTTCCGTCGTGGGATTGAAGGGATTGGGTGTGTTCTGGAACAGGGAAACGGTCGAGGGCAGTGCAATCAGACGCTGTCCACCCGCATCGCAGATTCCGGTGGCCATGAAGCTGCCATCCGTTGTGGTTGATGAGGCGATGCCTTCCGTCCATGCAAAATTCTCGAGCAGCAGTGGCGTGTTGTCTGCATTGCCGAGGAGGACGAGACAGCGCAATTCAACCAGCACTCCAGTCGAAGGTGAGGAAGGCTGATCAACGGTGATGCTCACGCGCAGGTCATTTCCTTCAGCGGTGGCGGTGAAGTTCGCCGTGCCGGTGTTGCTGCTGATATCCTCCGGCCACAGCATTGACCGGTTGAAGACGAGGTCGGCCGTGAATGACCGTGTGCCCGTCAGCGCCAGGTTCACGGCGTTATCGAGACGCATCGGGATGGTGACGTACGTGCCAATTTCTCCTTCCAGCGAAGGAACAGAGATGGCGGATGTGGCGGCGTCCACGCGTCCCGCAATACTCACCGTGGCAGAGTCGTCACATGCCTGCGTGGTGAAGATGCGCAGCAGGTCAGTGATGTCGCCGTCCGTCAGCGCATCCATGCGCAGCGTGATCGTGACCGATTCGCCGCCGGCGAGCGTGGTGTCCCGCGTGATGGGGGACAGGATGGAAAGGTTCGGGTCGGACAGCGCATTCCACTGCACGCGCATGGGACGCTGCTGGGGATTGCGGATGGTAACCACATCAGTCGCGTTGGCACCTATGCCCAGTGTTCCAAAGTCCACCATGAGAGGCAAGACCTCGGGCGCATGCGGCGCGTAGCTGTACGTGATTGACGTCATCTGGCCGGACTGATCGCAGGGCTGCGCGGTGTAGGCCAGATCGGCAGCGTAGTTACCGTAGGCGGTGGGGAGCAGGGTAACGGTGAATGTTTCCGTTGCCCCCGGTGCAATCGTGCGCACGGTCACATTATCATATGAGAAGCCTTCCGGCACGCCGCTGACATCGATGTCCACCGTGGCATCCACAGTACCGGTGTTGCTGAACACATAATCCACGGTCTGGGGGAATTCACATTCGTACAGTTCACCGAAATCGTGATCGGTTACTGTCCACGTCACATTGGCGGAATCCTTCCTCGCGGTGAAGGGGATTTCCAAGCGCGGCGTGTTTTCCGCATTGCTTAGTACGACGAGGATGGCCGATCTGTCGCTGCCCACTGCGCCGTAATTGAATTCCAGCTGGACGGTTTCACTGCCTCCGGGATCGATGGTCAAAGGCGTCGATGGGGATAGCACGCTGAAATCTCCTGGATGCGTCCCTTCAAAGCGCAGTTCCGAGATGGTGAGAGGGAGTCCGCCGGTATTCCTCAATGTCGCTGTCGCATGCGAGGTCTGCTCTTCAGGACAGAGGAGGGAAGGAAATTCTTCCGCCGTCTGTGCGATTTGCGGCTTGCGTGAGCTCGATGCGATGAGTGGGACAAGCAGGGAATCGTCGCACGGGAAAGTGGTATGGAAGAACATCGCACCGCTGGCGTCGCCCTCGGACGTGGGGAAGAAGGCGAGACGGAACACGATACTGTCACCCGGTGCGAGCGTATCGGGCAGGGCGAGGGAGTCGAGCCAGGCCATGGAATCGAGCACCGCAAACGGCGGTGTGCTGATCAGGAATGCCAGGCTGTCGAGTATCATGTCGGTGATTGTCGGATTGTGCAGCACGACCTGTGTGAAAGAAGTATCGCCGACTGCCGCGAAATCGAAAATCACAGGATTCGGATTGGCCACCAGGGCTGTGGGCACCATGTTGCCGCGGATGATGATGTCTTCGGTGAAGCCGCAGGGTGTGGTTTCGAGACGGACATAGCCTTCGAAAGGACCGTGAACGGATGGATGCACATACCCGCGCAATGTATCACGTTGTCCGGGAAGCAGTGTACGCGAAAGCGATCCGGTGAATGAAACCGTTGTACCGAGGTCGCTGTCGAGGCTGTCGATGATGACAGGGAGGTCGCCCTCATTCGCGAGAATGAATTCGAATTCCACCGGCAGTGCACAGGCGTAAAGCTCACCGACATCGACGGTGTCGGGGAAGACGATGGAGCGGATGCTGTCTTTATGTCCAGACAGCGGCAGCGTCACGAGCGGCGAGCCCGGGACGTCAGTGTCGAGTTCCAGAACGGCATCGAAGTCGCCGACGCGTGTCGGGAAGAAGCGCAACGGAATGCGCAGCGTGTCCTCAGGCTTCATGAGTACATCGGGTGGAATCGTGAACCCGCCAATGACGGAGAAAGCATCCTTGTCCGTTCCCGTGATACGGAGTCCGCTCACCGTCACATCCTGATTTCCCGTGTTAACGATCACGGCTTCATCATCGCTCCAGGTGTCGGGACATTTCAAATCCTCGAAGCGCGGGGGATTGCCCTTGATATCAGTCACCGTCGAGATGATGGTGAACAGGCTGTCGCTCTTGTCGCCGAGCGGAGGCACGTAGCCCCAGGCGCGGATGGTGCGGTCGTTTCCTCCAGAGAGGACGAGTTTGGTCTTGCGGTCGAAAGCGGCACTCTGCACTGTTGCAGAATGTCCGCTGAACGTATGCAGGGCTGCGCCGTCGCGTCCATCCCATATCCTGACGGTGTTGTCAGCAGCCGCGGAGATAACGCGCGTGCCACCGTTGGCCAGGGACACTGAGCGCACCGAGCCGCTGTGTCCATTCATCCGCTTGCTCTGCTCCCACTTGAGCGTATTCCACAGGCGCACCGTGCGGTCGTCGGAGCCGGAAGCGATGAGTAGTCCGTCATTGGAAATATCCAGCGCGCGCACTGCGCCACTGTGTCCGCTGAGTGTGCGCTGCCGGGCGCCCCCGCTGAAATCGAGTATGGCGATGCCGTTGCCGCGGGCGGAGGCGACGAAGTCGAGGTTGGGACTGATGGCGACAGCGCCGTCGGCGTTGGTGTCACTGTTGTTCGTCCATGCAGGGGTCCACGACCACACCTGCCACAGCACAATGTTATTGCTCGACGCGCCGACGAGATAATTCCCGTCCGCCGAAAAGCGCAGGCTGTGTACCGGGCCGCTCAGCTGCGTGAGTTCCTTGATCATGTTTCCGGTACGCGTATCCCAGATGCGGACGTTGCCGTCGGACCCACCGGAAGCCAGGTACTTTACATCGGGTGAGAAATCGATGGTGTTCACCGAACTCGAATGCGCGTCAATGAGACTGATGTACGTCGCATCCTTCGGGTAGAAGAGTTTGATCTGTCCATTCGCCAGCGCGGCCGCACTGAGGACACCCGAAGGAGCCACAGCGATCTCGTTGATGGCATCGGGCTGCAGTCCCGCCCACACATTGTCAATCGATGCGATGCGTTCTTCACGCGTGAGTACGAAGCCGAGGCATTCGTCGCTGGGCGTATCGGGTACGCGCCAGTTGTAGACGAAGTTGTACACGTTGTCGGTGATGCTGGTCCATGACGACCCTGCATCGGTACTGTATTCCAGTTCGGCGACCTGCGTGCTGCTGATGCCCGTCCACTCCGTGCGGAAGAACGTTCCTGAGAACAGTTTTTCCCCGCCATTTGGTTGAATCAGCCGCAGGGGAGCGGGATCATAGCTGCCGCCGGCGAGGGAACTGCCTTCCCCGCAGGGCGCGTCGCTGACAATTTCCAGCTCGGCGGTGATGCGGTCGGTGACGACGGGACGAAATTGAATGCGCAGAGTGCGGCTCGATCCGGCCGCGAGGTCGAACGGGGGCGCACTGCCGCCGTAGTCAAGAATGCGGAAGGAAGCGTCTGTTGTCGTGATGGAAGTGACATGGATGCTCGTGCCCTGTGCGCGGAGTACGATGTTGTCCGTTCTCGATTGTCCCGCCGGCACCAGTCCGAAATCCAGCAGCCGCACATTGGTGTTGAGTGCGACGATGTCGTTCGGATTGATGCTGACGGTGGATGTGCGCGTTTCAACGTCGCCGATTTTGCGCAGCGTCACGCTCAGCGAGCGTTCGGTATCGCAGCCGTCCGTTTCATAGATGAGTGTGCAGGGAGGATAGATGAAAATCTCACTTCCGATCTGATCGAAAATGTTTTTCGCTTCCTGGGCGGTGAGCACATCCTCGAACCAGCGTCCCCCCGTACGGTTGGCGATGCGGCGGAGGGAGAGGTTGACGGTGTTGGGACTCACGGTGATTGTGTATACGCGGATATTCGCTGCGTTGGCGGCATTGATGATCTGGTTTTCGATGGCCGTGGTCAGTCCCTGAAAAGCATCGGTCATGAACACGATATAGCGGTCACCCGGACGATTCTTCGTCACATCGATCGCACCGGTTCCCGCATCGAGGAAGGCGCCTTCAAAATCAGTGCCGCCACCGGAGGCAGTGAGCGCGCTGATGGTGTTGAGGATGTCGGCCTTGTTGCTGGTGTAGGGAGTCAGGATGCGGCTGTCGTCATCGAACGATGTAATCACGCTTGCCGCCGGAGGATAGCTGAGGTCCGACACCAACTGCGTCGAAGCGGACTGCAGGTTGGCAAGCCTGTTATCGATGGACATGCTGAAGCTGACGTCGAAGGTGAAGGTGATGGACACCTGCGGCGTGACGGGCGGGGGACAGCTGACGGATTTCACGGGGCGCACGATGCCGTTTTCCACCACGGTGAAATCACTGGGCTGATAGTTGATGATGGCTTTGCCCGCACCGTCCTTGGCTTCGAACACCACGCCGATCTCCGGGTAAGCGGAGCCGTCGGTCGAAAGAATGTCGAACTGCAGCTGTGCCCGCAGTGGCAGGGCGGTTACGAGCAGCAGCAATGCGGTGAGCGGAATGTATATGCGTTTCATCTTTTCACTCCTTCGCCGGAGGGCATGGGTACAACAATCAGTCCAGACCGGTTTCCACGACAATCTGCACGGTACGGCAATAATTGCGTCCCTCAGGCAGATCGTTGTCAAAGAGCAGACGGTCACTTCCCACCGCCTCAAGCTGCACGACTGCGCCTCGCAGAGCTTTGTTGAGCGCATCGCGCACTGAGGTGCAGCGGTCGAGTGCGAGTTCACGGTTGATTTCCTGGCTGCCGGTACGATCGGCGTAGCCGTAGATGGTCACGCGCGAACGCGGGGTGATGGCATCGCGTACGAGATCGAGAATGCGTTTGTTCTCCGCACCGATATCGGAGGATTTGAAGTCGAAGAGGATAAGACTGAAGCGGTCGATGCGGCGATTTCCGCGCTGTTCGACCACTTCGGTTGTACGCGTTTCCGTGTCGAATGGAATCGCTGTACGAGCAGTACTCGACTGTCCCGCCCTGTCTTCAACCTGCAGTGTGATGTCCACATTGCGTCCCGCTTCCGGGATACGCGTGGTATCGATGCGCCAGTCCACGCTTTCGGGCGCGTCGCCATCGCCGTTGTATTCGGCGTAGGACTCGTTGCCCTGGGTGACGCGGAGCGACCAGTGGCGGAGTCCCGCATCGGACATGATTTCAGGAATGAGGGCGATGGTGGGAGTGGAGACGCTCTGGTCGACAGACTGCCAGCGCACGGGTGCGAGCACGGCGTAGGTGTCGGAAGTGATTTCCACGCGACGCGCTTCCTGCTGTCCCTCCACCGTTTCGGTACTCGGCGCTTCGGCCGGGAGATTGCGGTCGCGCAGGCGGATACGTTTTGCGTCAATATTCCAGACGCGCACCAGATAATCGCGCACCGCTTCGGCGCGGCTGCGCGAGAGGCGGCGGTTGTTGCGCTCCGCTCCGGTGGCATTGTTGCAGCCGGTGAGCGTGATGGTAGAGGAGGGATTACGCTGCATGCGGCTGCCGACCACATTCAGCAGGTCCGCATAAATGGAAAGTGTATTATTCGGGAGACTGCTTTCATCGAAGCCCGTCGTCGCGCCGGTGGCAAGCATATGCATGCTGGTGGAATCGAGATCCGCATTGTTTTGCGGGAAGAACACGTAAGGCAGCAGCGGGAAGAGTTCGCTGCGTGTGAGACGTTCCACCACCACACGCGCATTGTCGCGCAGACTGCCGTCCGCCGCACGCGCCAGTGCACGGATACCCGTTTTGAGCGAGGGTGGGGGAGGAGGCGGTGGTGGTGGCGGGGGAGGAGGCGCTTTCGGGATGTGGTACATGAGCGCCAGGGAGCCTTCGAAGCCATGGACATTCCAGTCGACCCCGCTCGTCAGGGACGTTGCAGCAAGCCGCACCGCGGCCTCAGGCCAGAGGGACCACTGTCCCCCCAGCGGCATCCCGTAACGGAGTCCCGCCGAAAACGCCGCATACATTGATGCGCCGTCGGGCATCGCACCGGAGAACTGGTTGCGTTCACGCTGAAGATCGTCGAAGGTGGCGTCTTCTGGACGCAGGAGATCTTCGGTCTGTGCATAGTCATTGGTCAGCAGGTAGCCGAGGTGCACGCCCGTGAACAGCGTGAACGCGCTGCCGGGAATCGGGCGGTAGCCGATGGTGGGACGAAAGTCGAGCATACCGACCGTTGCATCCAGCTGATGTTCGACCGTCGCCATCTCGGGTCCCCGCGCCGTGAGCACCGGACCAATATCCTCTTCCTGCGTGAGCATGCCGGAGAGATCGCCGTAGCGCAGCAGGAGATGCAGCGTCCACTGCGCGTCGATGACGAAGCGTGAGGCGAGTCCAAACGCCGGACCCATACCGTCCCCACCGTCATAGCCCGTACAGCAGCTCGGCACACCGGGCAGCTCCGAGAACGCCGCATCATGCACGTTATACGACACACCGCCCACAACACCGATCGCGGGACGATCCATCACAGGTTCATCAGCGTCCTTCTTCTGCGCAACGCCGTGTGAAATAATGAAAAGCGTCAGAATTACCGGGAGGAATCCCTTCAATAGTGGATACACGGAGTACCTGTCCTGAGTGAGCGTGGATGAAGCGGACGTCCGTCAAGGAGACAACCGGAAGTTACGGTACGATGCACTTAAATAAAACAGAGGGGGGAACACTGATTAACTCGGGAACACGGACAAAACGGAGAACACCAATCAATGGGAACACGGATTTCACGGATTTGTACGGATTTCCACGGAGATAGGGGAAAGCGCTCGCAATACCCTCCGTGGAAATCAGTAAGACCCGTGCAAATCCGTGTTCCCACTGAAGGAAGTGTCATCATTGATACTCATGAGTTCGATCGGGGCAC is a window encoding:
- a CDS encoding choice-of-anchor D domain-containing protein, whose product is MKRIYIPLTALLLLVTALPLRAQLQFDILSTDGSAYPEIGVVFEAKDGAGKAIINYQPSDFTVVENGIVRPVKSVSCPPPVTPQVSITFTFDVSFSMSIDNRLANLQSASTQLVSDLSYPPAASVITSFDDDSRILTPYTSNKADILNTISALTASGGGTDFEGAFLDAGTGAIDVTKNRPGDRYIVFMTDAFQGLTTAIENQIINAANAANIRVYTITVSPNTVNLSLRRIANRTGGRWFEDVLTAQEAKNIFDQIGSEIFIYPPCTLIYETDGCDTERSLSVTLRKIGDVETRTSTVSINPNDIVALNTNVRLLDFGLVPAGQSRTDNIVLRAQGTSIHVTSITTTDASFRILDYGGSAPPFDLAAGSSRTLRIQFRPVVTDRITAELEIVSDAPCGEGSSLAGGSYDPAPLRLIQPNGGEKLFSGTFFRTEWTGISSTQVAELEYSTDAGSSWTSITDNVYNFVYNWRVPDTPSDECLGFVLTREERIASIDNVWAGLQPDAINEIAVAPSGVLSAAALANGQIKLFYPKDATYISLIDAHSSSVNTIDFSPDVKYLASGGSDGNVRIWDTRTGNMIKELTQLSGPVHSLRFSADGNYLVGASSNNIVLWQVWSWTPAWTNNSDTNADGAVAISPNLDFVASARGNGIAILDFSGGARQRTLSGHSGAVRALDISNDGLLIASGSDDRTVRLWNTLKWEQSKRMNGHSGSVRSVSLANGGTRVISAAADNTVRIWDGRDGAALHTFSGHSATVQSAAFDRKTKLVLSGGNDRTIRAWGYVPPLGDKSDSLFTIISTVTDIKGNPPRFEDLKCPDTWSDDEAVIVNTGNQDVTVSGLRITGTDKDAFSVIGGFTIPPDVLMKPEDTLRIPLRFFPTRVGDFDAVLELDTDVPGSPLVTLPLSGHKDSIRSIVFPDTVDVGELYACALPVEFEFILANEGDLPVIIDSLDSDLGTTVSFTGSLSRTLLPGQRDTLRGYVHPSVHGPFEGYVRLETTPCGFTEDIIIRGNMVPTALVANPNPVIFDFAAVGDTSFTQVVLHNPTITDMILDSLAFLISTPPFAVLDSMAWLDSLALPDTLAPGDSIVFRLAFFPTSEGDASGAMFFHTTFPCDDSLLVPLIASSSRKPQIAQTAEEFPSLLCPEEQTSHATATLRNTGGLPLTISELRFEGTHPGDFSVLSPSTPLTIDPGGSETVQLEFNYGAVGSDRSAILVVLSNAENTPRLEIPFTARKDSANVTWTVTDHDFGELYECEFPQTVDYVFSNTGTVDATVDIDVSGVPEGFSYDNVTVRTIAPGATETFTVTLLPTAYGNYAADLAYTAQPCDQSGQMTSITYSYAPHAPEVLPLMVDFGTLGIGANATDVVTIRNPQQRPMRVQWNALSDPNLSILSPITRDTTLAGGESVTITLRMDALTDGDITDLLRIFTTQACDDSATVSIAGRVDAATSAISVPSLEGEIGTYVTIPMRLDNAVNLALTGTRSFTADLVFNRSMLWPEDISSNTGTANFTATAEGNDLRVSITVDQPSSPSTGVLVELRCLVLLGNADNTPLLLENFAWTEGIASSTTTDGSFMATGICDAGGQRLIALPSTVSLFQNTPNPFNPTTEIAFFLPEEAAVNLRVYDMLGREIDVLAEGLHSAGVHRVQFDGAGLESGSYFAVLRSGDEVRVKRMILMK
- a CDS encoding OmpA family protein, giving the protein MYPLLKGFLPVILTLFIISHGVAQKKDADEPVMDRPAIGVVGGVSYNVHDAAFSELPGVPSCCTGYDGGDGMGPAFGLASRFVIDAQWTLHLLLRYGDLSGMLTQEEDIGPVLTARGPEMATVEHQLDATVGMLDFRPTIGYRPIPGSAFTLFTGVHLGYLLTNDYAQTEDLLRPEDATFDDLQRERNQFSGAMPDGASMYAAFSAGLRYGMPLGGQWSLWPEAAVRLAATSLTSGVDWNVHGFEGSLALMYHIPKAPPPPPPPPPPPPPSLKTGIRALARAADGSLRDNARVVVERLTRSELFPLLPYVFFPQNNADLDSTSMHMLATGATTGFDESSLPNNTLSIYADLLNVVGSRMQRNPSSTITLTGCNNATGAERNNRRLSRSRAEAVRDYLVRVWNIDAKRIRLRDRNLPAEAPSTETVEGQQEARRVEITSDTYAVLAPVRWQSVDQSVSTPTIALIPEIMSDAGLRHWSLRVTQGNESYAEYNGDGDAPESVDWRIDTTRIPEAGRNVDITLQVEDRAGQSSTARTAIPFDTETRTTEVVEQRGNRRIDRFSLILFDFKSSDIGAENKRILDLVRDAITPRSRVTIYGYADRTGSQEINRELALDRCTSVRDALNKALRGAVVQLEAVGSDRLLFDNDLPEGRNYCRTVQIVVETGLD